In Sparus aurata chromosome 3, fSpaAur1.1, whole genome shotgun sequence, the following are encoded in one genomic region:
- the LOC115578620 gene encoding histone-lysine N-methyltransferase SETDB1-B-like encodes MSGSQCESVPATNEPPNKKVMRKAVVVLTRLPEYNVSALRPPTPQQFYSEVDSHSGSDSDMQWEPEGGSSDSDFSISENNRKTGKPTKSESKQTPAPKTSTNKDNGDTSVKKVTDPAPVIISSAFSYVSNETTKTRPSLPQEEVKVDMVVLARRKPMRWQRGKIVEILTRECGRLKYKVSFEEKGRSLVSGHHIAYNNTPKLEQLYVGARVAVACHEHDNVYRPGILAELPSRKNRLRFLVFQDDHVPVYVGLPAFHLVCKPLESVLDDLPDGAHKSFMNKYLKDWPYPHLTQYSVGQSLNAEFDGVQQKCIVQEVDSSLIMVVFQDNQHEEWIHRGSIRLEHMARFLELKEAKERKDAPK; translated from the exons ATGTCTGGCTCCCAATGTGAGTCCGTTCCCGCTACAAATGAACCTCCAAACAAGAAAGTGATGAGGAAAGCAGTGGTGGTCTTGACCAGACTCCCTGAATATAATGTCAGCGCTTTGCGACCGCCGACGCCTCAGCAGTTCTACAGCGAAGTTGACTCCCACAGCGGCTCAGATTCGGATATGCAATGGGAGCCAGAGGGTGGTTCAAGTGATTCGGATTTCTCAATCTCAGAGAATAATCGGAAAACTGGAAAACCCACCAAGAGTGAGTCAAAACAAACTCCTGCACCAAAAACAAGTACAAACAAGGACAATGGTGACACCAGCGTTAAGAAGGTGACAGACCCAGCCCCTGTAATAATATCCTCAGCTTTTTCATATGTCTCGAATGAAACCACGAAGACCCGTCCTAGCTTGCCACAGGAAGAGGTCAAAGTGGACATGGTGGTCCTAGCACGGCGGAAGCCCATGAGATGGCAACGGGGAAAAATAGTGGAGATATTAACGAGGG AATGTGGACGATTGAAGTACAAAGTAAGTTTTGAAGAAAAGGGGAGGAGCCTTGTGTCTGGCCACCACATTGCCTACAATAACACGCCAAAGCTGGAGCAGCTGTACGTCGGCGCTCGTGTGGCGGTCGCGTGTCACGAACATGACAACGTATACCGGCCTGGTATTTTGGCAGAGCTGCCCAGCAGAAAGAACCGCTTAAG gTTCTTGGTCTTTCAAGATGATCATGTGCCGGTTTATGTTGGTCTACCTGCTTTTCACCTGGTATGCAAACCAT TGGAAAGTGTTTTAGATGACCTTCCAGACGGTGCTCACAAGTCTTTCATGAATAAGTACCTGAAGGACTGGCCGTACCCACATTTAACTCAGTACAGCGTTGGACAGAGCCTGAATGCAGAGTTCGATGGAGTCCAGCAGAAGTGTATAGTGCAAGAGGTTGACAGCAGCTTGATAATGGTCGTTTTTCAG GATAATCAACACGAAGAGTGGATCCATCGAGGCTCCATACGACTTGAACACATGGCAAGATTTTTGGAACTGAAAGAAGCGAAAGAGCGCAAAGATGCTCCGAAGTAA